Proteins found in one Takifugu flavidus isolate HTHZ2018 chromosome 7, ASM371156v2, whole genome shotgun sequence genomic segment:
- the si:ch73-389b16.1 gene encoding uncharacterized protein si:ch73-389b16.1: MSKHHSELGQREQDLLKFRRDSDTTAAELVKMEKMLEQTKSLMEKKREPTLDCTGYQENMVEDLEEKVRSSRRYRRNSLHHTQMLESQMKTVKGELVGTLDHLQELRNVLRRSQQKAEERKAAMEKLAAGMR, from the exons ATGAGCAAGCATCACAGTGAGCTCGGTCAGAGGGAGCAAGACTTGCTGAAGTTTCGTCGCGACAGTGACACAACAGCTGCTGAGCTAGTCAAGATGGAGAAGATGCTGGAGCAGACCAAGAGTCTCATGGAAAAGAAGAGGGAACCTACTTTAGACTGCACAGGCTACCAGGAGAACATGG tggaggacctggaggaaaaAGTGCGCTCCAGCCGACGCTACAGGAGGAATTCTCTGCATCACACACAAATGCTGGAGAGTCAGATGAAGACAGTGAAAGGTGAGCTGGTGGGAACGCTGgaccacctgcaggagctgaggaaCGTGTTGCGGCGCtcacagcagaaagcagaagAGCGCAAAGCTGCAATGGAGAAGCTGGCAGCAGGAATGAGATAA
- the sap130a gene encoding histone deacetylase complex subunit SAP130a yields the protein MSSQQFPRHGLPASSGGTPQISAATAAANLVSVNQPLNAQGDAESSRDAEQGSHDHLPAGGGGTLAFRDDKQETIVVRPYPQVQAHGQPQATPQSVPIQSGTPVTVAAPSVHLPQGQPAVLTDGQMKAVLKSPMPSRLIAPAPASNQGHISIPSKVPGHITVTIETSTTTPSIPVATISGQQGHSSNLHHLMPANIQIIRGGTPALQIGTPAVPPQTFTSHLPRGAAAAAVMSSSKTVLRPATGASTGPGQPTVQHIIHQTIQSRPAVTSSTAVLPTVVAPISATRTQSPVISPTVTHSPEAAHGRPGLTIHPPPAAVSIQRSQTARDTATRITLPSHPAIGAQKPQPTHTMTQKPIFSPVTPVAAATVAPIVATNTVPSTTTIGTVPHTQMTSNTIVTMTMASHSSHATAVTTSAIPVAKVVPQPIAHSSSRVQPDYPGERTNLIPIPGHRSSPNPVTMETRSDNRPSVPVQFQYFLPAYSSSYPLTHTYTPISSTVSTIRQYPVTPQAPSSALPTQAGVGVATTVHLNHMQLMAVDRIGLQSAQISTQGIQPAPIAAQGIQPAPIGVQGLHTSAPITTQGIQQTPLVTQQQQQAQSEAKPGVVLADGFVANPITSTFSATQPVGTMVQAHAQGVGGAPTLVSSPRPSILRKKPAIESCVRKNLIPAQPSDPSGRIESGVRGPGSPRPAGVKPKAEVHMAVAPPVMATVEALPSQGGEQQVLSSNAQHLAQAIPTLLATPGPVPPSQPSTVLSALPAAMAVTPPVAASMANTVASPTQPAASSTAACAPTSTCPDLKIKQEVETMDTSQPDPNANLSSAPSTTQTSSLITPAAGDLIPGASPRKKPRKQQHVISTEESEMVETNSTDEEKATGRPITGRAERRESPPREYVDEEGVRYVPVKPRPPITLLRHYRNPWKAAYHHFQRYSDIRVKEEKKSTLQDMASQRGVACRAQGWKIHLCAAQLRQLTSLEHDVYSRLSTLQEGLIPKKRAGADDDLHRINELIQGNMQRCKLVMDQVTEARDTMMKVLDHKEKVLKLLNKNGTVKKSSKLKRKERA from the exons ATGAGCTCCCAGCAATTTCCCCGTCACGGGCTGCCTGCTTCCAGTGGGGGAACGCCTCAGATTTCTGCAGCTACCGCAGCCGCTAACCTTGTGTCTGTCAATCAGCCCTTAAATGCACAAG GGgatgcagagagcagcagggatgCTGAACAGGGATCGCACGATCACCTACCTGCTGGAGGTGGGGGAACTTTAGCATTCAGAGATGATAAACAGGAAACCATTGTGGTCAGACCTTATCCACAAGTACAGGCGCATGGCCAGCCGCAAGCTACTCCACAATCTGTACCTATCCAGTCTGGAACACCTGTGACGGTAGCTGCCCCCTCAGTCCATCTACCCCAGGGACAGCCTGCTGTTCTCACTGATGGACAAATGAAG gctgttttgaagTCACCTATGCCCAGTCGTCTTATTgccccagctccagcttccAACCAAGGTCATATCTCCATCCCCTCCAAGGTGCCTGGTCACATAACTGTTACTATAGAGACCAGCACTACAACCCCATCTATTCCTGTGGCAACTATCAGTGGTCAGCAG GGCCACTCCAGCAACCTGCACCATCTGATGCCAGCTAACATTCAGATTATCAGAGGCGGCACCCCTGCTTTGCAGATAGGGACCCCTGCGGTGCCTCCTCAGACATTCACATCCCATTTACCCCGAG gagctgctgcagcagcagttatgTCCAGCTCAAAAACTGTCTTGCGGCCAGCCACCGGAGCAAGCACAGGCCCTGGGCAACCCACGGTGCAGCACATAATTCACCAGACTATTCAG TCTCGCCCTGCTGTTACTTCATCTACAGCTGttcttccaactgtggtggccCCCATTTCAGCAACACGGACTCAGTCCCCAGTTATCAGCCCAACAGTTACACACTCTCCTGAGGCTGCACACGG GCGTCCAGGTCTGACTATtcaccctcctccagctgctgtcagcattCAAAGGTCTCAAACAGCTCGTGACACAGCCACACGGATCAcactgccatctcaccctgcaATCGGGGCTCAGAAACCACAGCCCACACACACCATGACACAG AAGCCAATCTTCAGCCCTGTCACACCAGTGGCCGCAGCCACCGTGGCACCGATTGTTGCCACGAACACAGTACCCTCAACCACCACGATAG gcaCTGTACCACATACCCAGATGACAAGTAATACTATTGTCACCATGACAATGGCATCACACTCCTCTCATGCTACAGCAGTGACCACCTCTGCCATCCCTGTTg CCAAAGTAGTTCCCCAGCCCATTGCCCACTCCTCATCCCGTGTGCAGCCCGACTACCCTGGGGAGAGAACAAACCTTATACCCATACCAGGTCACCGTTCTTCTCCTAATcccgttaccatggaaacaagaAGTGACAACCG GCCCTCCGTGCCTGTGCAGTTCCAGTATTTCCTGCCAGCATACTCCTCATCATatcccctgacacacacctaCACCCCCATTAGCAGCACTGTATCAACTATCCGTCAGTATCCTG TTACTCCTCAAGCGCCGAGTTCAGCGCTACCCACCCAGGCTGGAGTCGGTGTAGCGACCACTGTCCACCTAAACCACATGCAGCTGATGGCAGTGGATCGGATCGGTCTTCAATCTGCACAGATCAGCACCCAAGGGATCCAGCCGGCACCAATCGCTGCCCAGGGCATTCAGCCTGCACCTATTGGAGTGCAGGGACTTCACACATCTGCACCAATTACTACACAAGGAATTCAGCAGACGCCATTAGTcactcagcagcaacaacaagctCAGTCCGAAGCCAAACCTG gTGTCGTTTTGGCCGATGGCTTTGTTGCAAACCCCATCACCAGCACATTCAGCGCCACCCAGCCCGTAGGTACCATGGTGCAGGCACATGCCCAAGGAGTAGGGGGGGCTCCCACGTTAGTGTCTTCACCTCGACCCAGCATTCTTCGTAAGAAGCCTGCCATTGAGAG TTGCGTTCGCAAGAACTTGATCCCTGCACAGCCAAGTGATCCCAGTGGCAGAATTGAGAGCGGCGTTAGAGGACCGGGGTCTCCCCGACCTGCAGG CGTGAAACCCAAAGCTGAAGTGCACATGGCAGTGGCTCCTCCTGTCATGGCTACAGTTGAAGCGCTGCCTTCacaaggaggagagcagcaggtgCTCTCATCAAACGCCCAGCACCTCGCCCAAGCCATTCCCACACTACTTGCCACACCAGGACCTGTACCTCCATCTCAGCCGTCAACTGTTCTGTCTGCTCTGCCAGCAGCCATGGCTGTAACCCCCCCTGTTGCAGCTTCAATGGCCAACACCGTGGCCTCCCCCACCCAGCCTGCAGCTAGTAGCACTGCAGCCTGTGCGCCAACCTCTACCTGCCcggatttaaaaataaagcaggagGTGGAAACAATGGACACATCCCAGCCAG ATCCCAATGCAAATTTGTCATCCGCCCCCTCCACCACCCAGACCTCCAGCCTGATCACTCCTGCAGCTGGAGATCTCATTCCAGGGGCCTCTCCAAGAAAGAAGCctagaaaacaacaacatgtcATTTCTACAGAGGAGAGCGAGATGGTGGAGACCAACAGTACGGATGAAGAAAAGGCCACAGGGAGGCCTATCACTGGCCGCGCGGAACGACGGGAATCTCCACCAAGGGAATATGTCG ATGAGGAAGGAGTACGTTATGTACCAGTTAAGCCTCGACCACCTATCACTCTTCTGCGACATTACCGGAACCCCTGGAAAGCTGCCTACCACCACTTCCAGAGATACAGCGACATCCGGGTCAAAG aagagaagaagagcaccTTACAGGACATGGCCAGTCAGAGGGGGGTGGCATGCCGAGCACAAGGCTGGAAAATTCACCTGTGTGCTGCACAGCTCAGGCAACTG ACAAGTTTGGAGCATGATGTGTACAGTCGACTCTCCACTCTTCAAGAAGGCCTTATTCCTAAGAAGAGAGCAGGTGCCGATGACGATCTTCACCGAATTAATGAGCTCATACAG GGCAATATGCAGCGTTGTAAACTGGTTATGGACCAGGTGACGGAGGCCAGAGACACCATGATGAAAGTGCTGGACCATAAAGAAAAGGTGTTGAAGCTGCTCAACAAAAATGGAACCGTTAAGAAGTCGTCCAAGCTAAAGCGTAAAGAGAGGGCATGA